The following is a genomic window from Verrucomicrobiota bacterium.
GAACTCTTGAACGCGTGATTCCCAACAAGAAAGTTCCGGCCTGGCTGTTGTGGCTTTTGAAGCTGCCGGGCGTCAATCGACTCGGCCTGGCGGAGCGGCCGCGCGAGCTGGTTCGGTTTTTCAAGTTCGCAACTGTAGGAACTATCGGCGCATCCGTGGATTTCACTGTGCTCAATGTCCTCGTGCTGGTCGCCGGATGGACGAAGTTTTGGGCGAACATCGTCTCGGTGACTTGCGCCATTTCCAGCAACTTCACCTGGAACCGCCTCTGGACTTTCCCGGAATCGACGGAGCGTCCCATCCCGACGCAGTTCGGAAAATTCGCGATGATCAACGTCGTGGGACTCGCTATCAACCAGATCGTCTTCCTGAGCGCCGACGCGTTGCTCTACTCGAAGATTGCCCCGCACCCGTTGAACTACAACCTGGCCAAAGCCACCGCCATCGCTTTGGTGCTCTTCTGGAACTATTTCGCGAACCGGGCCTGGACGTATCGAGGGATCCGCTGAATTCCATTCCCAAGAAGATTGACCACGGATGAAGGTCTTCTCCCTTGACGGCTCCAGATCAAATACCTAGCGTCGATTCTAGCGCAAGCAAAACCTCTGAACCGATGCCGTCGTAGCCGAAACTGAAAATCGGGATCGTTAGAGTGCTTGCCTGATAAAGCGAAGATTTCTCGTTTATTAACATGAAGAATAGGCCGAACACGGCACAGGAAGCAGAACCACCACAACTCGTCTGGCACAAATTGAATTCGTCCAGGGCGGAAGGCGGATTCTTCAAATTGGGCGATGTCTATCGAACAAAAGTTCCTGGGGGCTGGCTTGTATTGGT
Proteins encoded in this region:
- a CDS encoding GtrA family protein, which gives rise to MKISAASTPSPFVPSVLFAGRTLERVIPNKKVPAWLLWLLKLPGVNRLGLAERPRELVRFFKFATVGTIGASVDFTVLNVLVLVAGWTKFWANIVSVTCAISSNFTWNRLWTFPESTERPIPTQFGKFAMINVVGLAINQIVFLSADALLYSKIAPHPLNYNLAKATAIALVLFWNYFANRAWTYRGIR